In Motacilla alba alba isolate MOTALB_02 chromosome 2, Motacilla_alba_V1.0_pri, whole genome shotgun sequence, the DNA window ttttcatataaGAATAATGTCACTGAGTTTGTCTAAGGTCCATCTAGCTCAGTATCTTCTTTTGAAGTAGAGCATATCAGATCATCTTTTGTGTTTCAGGACTTGGAAATTTAAGGTGAAGTCTTTTTCCCTACTAAGTTGAGCTagaatttcagtgcttttaagCTCTTTTCAGTACAACAGACTCAGGCTTTGACTGCTGATTCAGCTGCTCGCTTGCCATGACTCAGTTTGCAAAAATAACACCCCAAAACTCTGAAGTTCATGCTCTGCAAGgcaaactgaaatacagcaattgaaataatttaaaagtataaGTTCTGTTCAACAGCCTTGGTTGGTGCTCCATAGCGTATTCTGATTTGGGAGGTTGCTCATTTGTTGTCAGGCTGTAGACCTTTCGATGCAAAATTGTGATGCTGGTTTGGCTTTGAAAGAATGTTCCTATCCTTTCTTGTGAagttctgttttttcctgttaccTGTTTTAGTGTGTTCATGCAAATTGGTGAAACCCCCTGCTGATTACAAATGTCAAAACCTCAGTTAAATTAGGTAAGCAAGTTAAAAAAGGGTAGGGGTTTAGTCTTCAAACCTTCATGATTCAGAGCAATCACCCATTGGCTGAGAAATGTTTGGAAGAAATTGCTCAAAATCGAAGACTTGTGTTTAGAATAATGCATCATTAAGTTGTTTTCATCTTCTGTGGAAGGAGATTAaactttctgggctgtgagtaAATGAGAGTGTATGGTTCTTGATGTCTTGAGACAAAGCAAGGAATCTAGCAAGTAATgcacagatttttatttctgtaatactATCTAATTGTAGTACTTTTCATCTGCAAAATGCCTTGTTTTACAAAGGAGGGCAGAGTTTTGATTTCCATGTGGCAACTGCAAGACTCAGGTTGACCGACATCCCTTGCAAAGCTAAAGGTCAAACCTCaacagattttgtttgttttcagggaGAAGTATTGGACTGGGGTATTACAGTCTGATTTGGGTCTGTTAACTCAGATTGAGAGATACTGATATGGCTAGGTTACTTCTGCCTGGTTGAAGTCTGCACCACCATGATAAGGAAGTGCAGACAGTGGAGGGTATGTAGTAAGGTGGTGTTAATAAAACATGTGTTTTTTTCTAAGCAAGACCATTATCTGCACAAATACAGCTGATGCCAATTACATTCTGCCCCCGTCCACCACAGTCTGTCTGTGTGGGACTCTCTCCATTTGCAGTCACAAAGGAGAAACAGACTTTTATTCAAATGTCACGTCTGGCTGCTGAGTCTGTGCAAGGTCTCACCTACTGGGTCTTCAGCCGCTGCTCTTGTTGGAGTACACTCACACCTCGTGCCATTCCCTGACCAGGCAGCTGGGGCTTTTGTTGTGAAGGatctcactgatttttttttttcaaattcctttttttactgtgtttcattttgcttttgcaaaagCAGTAACTTTGTGGAATCTTGTGGCCTCAGGTCTAGAAAACATGGCAGACTTTTTTGAGTCTAAAATTAACATTGATACTAGCTCCCTATTTGCTCTGTTGTTGGGCGGTATCAGCTCTTCCACAGTATCTCTGTACAATTAGTTGACAATTATAGAGGGCTTTTTTACATTTCTCTATGAATCTGGAAGCCTCTATATACCCACTAAATTATGCTGGTGTGACAATTAAAGAATTTGGCATGTACCCTCCTGAAAATTTAGGTCACATTCAGTTGTATCATATTGTGACTGAGGTCTTCATTTTGCATTACGTTAGAGAAAAggtgggcttttttccttccccccgTTTCTGACACTATTAATAGttgctctgcctctgtgcaAACCCGTtcctggaattaaaaaaaacaacatgcaaattaaaattcagcagAACCTTGTGTATCTAGTGCTAACCTTGCTTTCTCAGTCTCTGACGCAAATTGTAAATAGTTATCACTTAAGACTTGACCTTTCATAAACGCTAATATGATGATGTTTGATTGTTGAAATTATATTCAGTCTCGTGTTGATGGAGTCTATAAAATACTGTAGTCTTTTACACTATAGgcagtaaatttaaaaaaaaacacagaaaaaacattCCTATTTTTGTCCAGTAGTCTTCAACACTCATCACTTCACTAAAATTTTGCTTCTATTGCTGGCTTTTTTCCTAACCTCTGGTACATTCCTATGCATATGTGTAATAAGCTGCTTATTGAGCAATCTGGTGAACTTATTCTATTTAAGCTGTTTAAGTGTGTTAAATAAGAcaaatccttcattttttttctacaatttTTGGTTACGTGAGGGCTTCTGAAATGATTTCCCCCATCAGAATGAAATTATAATAAGAATTCAGAGCCGAATTAATGAAATACTTCATTGCAGTAATGTTGACAAATAGGCTTGGCTTActcaaaaatagttttaatatgaagatgaaatgaaaatgaagaagaaatttgagGCTAAAAAGTGTTTATCTTTAGCCAGAGCACCTGCCATCAAAATTTTGCCTTAtctatattttcttcaaatcatAGAagtgtttgggttggaagggccctttaaaggtcatccagtCAAACTCACCTGCCATGAGCTGGGACATCTTCATGAAACTGCCttgtcaaaaggaaaacattctgcGGTGCTGTGACAAGACAGGCATCCCACTGCGTGACCTCTGCGTGCAGAGAGCGTGAGCTTAAGCCAGTGAGGAAGTGAATGGATTGACATGTGAATGGATTCCATGTGACTGTGGAGATGAGGTGGTGGCATGTGAGGTTCATGCaaaaagccagagcagcagcagacagtcaCCAACCTTTCTGTGGGAGATTTTGGAGGTTTCCTAATATTTCTGAGGAAAGGAAGCGAGTAGTGACCTGCATTATGAAAGGATGGGTTGGTAAAGCAGAACTGAGGAGAAAAGAGCCAGAATCTTTCCCTTAATAAACCCTTCACCCCCTTCTCTGCAGGACTGAGGAGTTTTGTGTGACACCTCATACTATGGGTTTCACTGTTCTAGAAAGCACAAACAAGATTCTTGATAGCAAGGGCAGAGCTGttctctgcagcttctcagTGCTGTTTGTCTGCAGGGCATGCAGAACATGTCATTGCTTCCTGCAATCAGTCagacatattttctttccattcccaGTGCTTGTGAATGAGCAAAAAGGGCATGAGCAACAGCAAAATCCATCCTTATATTACTTCTGTGCActttttgcagctttcccacaTACTCTGATAGCAAAAAAGGCAAGTCTCTCACTCAGCCTGCAGTCCCGATCTTGCTTGGGGTCAAATTTCAGTTTACCAGTTGTAAGCAAGTACAGAGATGTGTTGTGGTCTTTCCTCACTTTGATTAAGGTGCTTTAGTGTTACTATGAGCCCCTACTGCTCTCTCTGTTTGTGAGTAATAGTGACAAGTTAAATGCTAGGGAGGGCCTCTCTCTTCCATTGCCCTGCCCAAACCACAATACTTCCATGGAGGTTCTTTAAGGAGTGCAAAGTTCCTgtgcaaaagaaacaaatatgcTTTTCATGCAGGGATGTCCACCTGTTGTTTCAATCACGGTCCCAGATACAAAAGTCTCTTCCTGAACTTGGCTGCTTGGACCTTCTTGGAAAATGCTGAATGTATGCCACTAGTCTCTTTTGAGAAGAAGAGTGCATTTAGTAATGTCAATCTTCATTCAGTCTCTATTGTCTTACATGTTGCTAGCATCAGCAAGAGTGCTTTTTATGAGTGTTTTGTATCTATGGAAAAAGATCTGATTCTTGATTACCTACCATCGCTCTTAAATGCAAGCAACTAAAAAtcttggaatttaaaaaaattcttagtgCCTTAAAAACTAGCACCTTAGTAGTTTTATTTTGCAACACTTGAATTCACAAAGAACTTGCATTATGCAGTTACAGAACTACTTATACTGGATGTGTTCAGTTGCTTGTTttgaaacaagaaattaaaacccAGAGAAACTTCAACCCTTCAAATATgacttgaaaaacaaacaaaaaagaatttaaaagtaCAAAAACCAAAGGAGTGTGATCCATTGATCAATCATTTATTTGTTCTGAATTAACCTGGAGGACTTGACTTTGATGGCCTGGAACAGATAAAGAACTTTTTTGTCTTTGAGCTTTATTTCTGTGGAGTGTCTTTAACTCAATGACTGTCCcataaaatgggattttgttAGTTTTGTGATGGGCGTTGCTGCTGGATggctgtgaaaaagaaaatcacccTGGGAGCTTCTAACTTGGTGTCTCCTCAGTGGTAGGGCTCATTGCTTTAGGACTGATTTCTCTGTGATTGCCATTGGTACTTGCTGTGTCACAGCAAGGTGATTGCAGATACAATCACCACTCTTTCTTCTTTGAATGGTCTTATCAGTTATACAAATGCTACAAATCTCACTGCTATTGTATCATTTCCAGTCTCCTCCTTGCATGACTGGAGTAGCAAAGTCGAAATTTCAGTAGGCATTGCCTTAAGCACTATTTTAAGGATTATTTTGATTGATATTATTAAATGGCCCTTGATTTCTAACTGTAAATCAAGTCAGATGGAGATGTTGGCATAAGAGGCAGGATGTGATGAAGCTGGTCTCTGGTTGTGTTAGGAGAGAGATGTTGGATAAAACTGCAAAGAATTAAGAACTCTTGCAGGAAAATGTGTGATGTAGATCCCTGCTGGCAGTTTAGAAGCATCCTGGTTACAGAGGAGCACTATGGTGCCTGTTGAATTGTACTCCCCTTCAGAGcaggtgtgcagagctgggacagtgaCAAGCAGTCACtgctgggacagtgctgggacagTGACAAACAGTTGCAGTCTAGGAAGGAGAATGGCAATTCCTCACTGGCTCTCAGACTGAGAGGAGCAGATTGACTGGGAGCAGGCTGCACTCCACAATGCTGCTTCTGCACGATTAAAAGCGGTAAAGCTGTCCTCCAGAGTAAATGCGTAATTCAGCTTTTTGTTTAGGGACTGACTCTGGTGGCCTAAGCACGCTATGAAAACCAATCAACTTGTTATCTTTTTatcattatttgtatttaatctAATTAGCTGATTTCCCCCTTTGTCTACCTTTCTGTGGCTCCTTAGCATAACTGAAGAGAGGATGCAGGTTGGTCTTCTGAGGAAACTTGATGTAAAAATGTGGCTTTAAGAATGAGTCAGCTTTGTTTCACTCAAATGTCTATCCATCGTCTTTCATGGTTCAGTGGGTTTGTACAAATATTCTTCATTGTTGGAAACTCTTGTTCAGCTAAAATAACACCTTTGTCAAGTGACATTTTgaaaatccctactttatttttgtctgtattAATACTATTATCTCGTCCTTTCTCATCAGCAGATTTCAAAACCCTCTCTCAAAAGAGGAGTGGCATTGTCCACTGCAGCTTGGTGCATGTGGGAGGGGGGTTTGTTCAGGTAATGGAGGAGGAAGCCACCCATGTTCAATGAGCTCCAGCCTCGGGACCTGTATTTCCTGAACCCATCAATTTAACATGAGCTCCTCTTTACACCCaacacagcaaagctgctcagagctgagctgcatgTTGAGCTCAGCtttcagctcagctcagttGCTCGTCCAGCACACGCATTGAGCAGCTGTGAATATTACTGGGAAAACTGGAAGAGGCTATTTGGCACAGAGGAGCAAGACAACATTCGCCTGGGAGTAGTTCTGGATGCACCAGGCCCCCCCTCTGTGCAAGGGAACCGTGCACAGGCCATGGGGTACAAAGCTGAGTGGTGACATGAGGCACATTTGAGTTTTGTGTGGGAGaggggctctgctctggctctgttTGTGGCATTGCTGCATGGCTGCTGGGTGTACCCCATTAATTCCACAGCATCCTCCCTCACCATAGAGTTTGCCCAGACCTGGACCTGCCTGCAAGCCATTCCCTGATACCACTCTTTGCCCTGGATGTCTCTTACATCACAGCTGTCAAGAGCCTTCAGCTTGCTCGTTCCTTGTTGACCCTCATTTTTGCCTGGCTAGCTCAGACAGCCTTCCCCTTAGTCTGGAAAGCAAGGACCATTCTTGCTGACCAGAGGGatcacagagcaggaaaaaggagaaagaagctGCAGTGGAAGCCGTCTGAATTCCAGGGCAGTCTGTGTACCAGACAAGTGCATCGCTCAGCAGTTGCCAGTGCCTCTGCTGTCAGCATCACCAGCTGTGAGGATGAAGTGCCGTGCCACCTTGGGATGTTATGATGGCTTCAGTCTCATCTGTGAGAATTTGAAGCACCTCACACTTTAaatttgtcttccttttcaaaAAAGGTGATGGGTGGCATAACCCACTCTTTCTATCACTTTTTCCCAAGTGATCTATGTAGTGGATTCTAAGGTTTTGAGCATTAAGAATTTATAGTCTTATTCTTGAAAATAAAGGCTCTCTCTTACTTAATGTCTTCCACagctattattattatctgCATTAATGCAGATCCTTGCTTGTCATCCTCAGCAAACAGCAAATGGTAGTGCATTCCCAAAATTATGATGGATACATGTGTGTGTGAGATTTAAGTgtactgcattttattttcagtcttgtaTCATGAGAGAGGTCACATGGAGGTGAGCTTCCACTTACATCTCTCATTTAGAGTGATGAGCACAATGGCACTACAATATTGTTACATTTCTTCTTTAGCCTTTTCCTGATGCATTTTAATGCCTTGTTTGCTCTTTGCAGCCTTGGCTGAATGCTGAGCAGGCACTTTATTACTGACAGTGTAAGAAAAGAATTAATCTGGTTTATAGTAAGAAATCTGAACTGGTTTTGTCCAGCAAAAAGACACACCAGAAATATCTTCTAATACGTATTTTTCAACTCTTAACTTGTCTGCCACCACATTActgattttttgccttttttaaaatcatttttgtGCCAAAATCTAAACGCTGCCGTATGAGTTTCCTTCCTGTTACAGATTTCTGATGAATTAATATCCTGTGAGTGGCTACTGGGGTATCACACTGTTTGCATTTTGCTGTTATCAAATGCAAGGATTCTATGTGTGGTTTCTAAGTTATGACAGATGCTTTCTACACAATCTctgtttttactttcttttgttttgccagATACATCTCCAGtgaatgaaaaatgtgttttggggTTAAGTACTTTTGGAAGAAagtacattaattttaaaatatatactttttaACCAAGTTGCTTCAAATTTATTCATGCATGCTGGAAAATAAGGTGTTTTTTAACACTtttattcaaaaatattcaaaatgttttccattttaattaaaatacagaagtgCTATCCTGAATTACAGTGATAAAGTAATTCAAAATGCCTATATATATACCTACATATAGGCGTATATGTCaacctgaaagaaaatgcaCCTACAATGAAAAGTAATGGCTTTGCTTTGAGTCTTTGTGCACATAGAGAAtatattttgtgctttttcttaaTGACAGGGGATATATCATCCCTCCTGAAACGAAACATTTAAAAGTAGCAGGTACTGCTAACAGCTGCCTAAGAGTCACAAGTGAACAAGTCCTACACAGATCAACTGCAGAATATAAAAGTATGATTACAATCATCCTTCTTGAGTACATGAATATGTTTTCCAAGTGCATGTGCTGATGACAAGGTGCTGTCTTCACCTCTGCCCCTCCATGCAGGTCAACATCTTGATGCCGGTGAAAAAAAGCCACGCAGTGCAGTGCtttgcacagagctgagcagtgatTTGTAATCACAGCAGAGAAACCTTGCATGTCCATCCTCCGTGTTCCACATTTGGGACACCTTCTGTCATAATACTCAGAAAATCTAGAGGCACACATAAAGCTGATGTAAGTAATTATCCGGCACTAGCTTATTGTTAAATGTGTATGCATTTGCTTAGCTTTTCAAAATTCCTGATTTTCAaagttcctgctgctgtcagtttTCTTGCTGCTGAGTTCAGTGGCTGGTCTGAAATGTGTTACAGAGCGTCTTGGTCCCCTGTAGACTGTGTGTGGAATGAACTGGTAGATTCAGTGTGGTAAGTGATGTTAACTCCACACCACTTGCAGAAATACCCTGGTAACTGCCAGTTCTTAAAGAGCATCTTCAGGTACTTCTTAAATTTCTCCCCCATGAAGAAGTAGATGACTGGGTTGAGGCAGCAGTGAAAAAGGCCGAGGATTTCCGTTACCTGGAAAGCATAGTCCAGATTCCTGCTCACTTGACAGTCTTTAATGACCCCCATAAATTCCAGCAGTTGTAAGAAAATAACAATGTTGTAGGGGgtccaaaaaaagaaaaacacaatcaTGACAACAAAAATCATCTTCACAGCCTTATTTTTTTTGTCGTTTCTACAGTGAACTAATGTTTTAATGATCATGGAGTAGCAAAATGTCATAATTATAAAAGGGATTAGGAGCCCTAAAATGTTGACTTCCAAAGTGGAAAAAAGCTTCCATGTTGTGAAATTGCCTGGAAATCTCGGCTTGCAAGTAGTAAAATTATGTTCATTAAAAGACTCTCTAAATACAAGCTCGGGGACTGAGGCTGAAAGAGCTACTAGCCACACAGCAAGGCTAGTAATTAAGCCATGGAAGGTGGTCCTTGCTTTCAAGGAAAGCACTGCACGAACAATTGCCAGGTATCTGTCTATGCTCATAAGCATAATAAAAAATATCCCACTGTAAAACCCAACCAGGTAGATCCACGAAATGATTTTACACCAGGGAGTTCCGAAAACCCATTGGTCTACTGTGAAATAAGACCAGAATGGCAGGGATAAAACGAAGAGCAAATCTGAGATGGCGAGGTTTAGCAGGTACACATCAGTCATGCTCTTCAGCCTCTTGTATTTGAAGAGGACCACGATGACCAGAATGTTTCCAGTGAGCCCGACCAGGAATACCAGGGAATACAGAACGGGTAGGAAGGAGGCTGCAAACCTCCTGACGCTTTCTTTACTGCATAATTTTGGAGCATCATAATAACTATCGTAATATTCATAAAAGGTTGAGGATTCGACTTCAAGGGACTCTGTACTTGAAGAACTcatgttttttcccccagttctGAGAAGGGAAGAATATAAAAATGTCAGAATATAAAAATGTTGACTTTCAGTGCATCAAGACCACATGGTTACTCCACAAACCGGAATCACGAGAGACTGCTCAGGACACAACTCACTGCAGGTTCTCAGACATTATGTAAGCATTATGCATGTGCACACTTAAACAAGGTATTGTCCTTAGCATGCATGTGCTTAGTCCTTGCAGCACTGTGCAACTTTCATGTCAAGCACAAAGAGATGACAGGAAAGCAAATGGGAGTGAAAGATGTGGGCCACAAGTGTCAAATCAGAGAGGGTTAAGTTCCATgctgagcaaaataaaaagcaaacactgtTCCTAGCAGTTCAGAATTTCACTCACCCACCTTTCCCATCAGGTATATGTCACCCACCATAGGAAGACAGTGATAAACATGCATCAGACTTTTTTACTGAAAGCTGTCATAAGTTTTCAACAAGGGCTTATTTTCAGTGGCTAAATGAACAACGTGAATTTGTCATCTTCATATATATGTTCTTTCCTAATAGGCAGATACAGAGGTTTAAGTGATGTAAGTTGGACCCAGGGAAAATATCTTGCTGATTTATGAGTCTGTGTGTTATTCACATCACAGCATCATTTTTTTAGCCTAACACACCATAAATTTAAGTCTGAGTTCTGTTCTTGTGTGTGTTAGTCACATCACAAGTGGCATTTTTTTAGCCTATCATATCAGAACTCTAAGCCTGTgctattttcttcccctttgtcttcattttatgaatggaaagcagaagagaagtGAGTTTCTTAGCTTTTCTTGTCTTAGCCCTGTGGGTTGCTGCTACATACCAGCAAATGTTGATTATCATTAATGAGACCTACTGTGTGTGTTCCCAAGCATGACACCTTTCCAGCCTACAGTTCTGTTCCATGCTACAAAGAGAGGAATTTAATCTGATTTACAAGTCACAAGAACTGTTTGACATCAGTGGTGTAGAAATGACAGCTTTACAGCAACTGCACCCAGACATACCTGAATTTAATCTAGGTTCAGCATAATACATTTGAATAGTTAAAAACATATGCTCACAGAATACACCCACTTCTGATGATGCAAGAATTCTTAAAACTGCTTAAAAAATTACCTGAGCAACTATAAAAGGTAAATGAAAAAGCATTACATTCACACATATCATGAGTGTACATGATACACAAATGTTTGAGCAATTGCATTTTATGAATTTtaccttttctcctcctttcttctcagATGAGGTGAAGAATCTTCTTTGCTCTAAGGGTGCAGAAtctcttgcttttcttcaggTAGCTCTGCCAGTGAGGTGCTACCCACGCAGCAGTATTCACCACATGTAAAAAGCAGATAGCACTAGGTATCTGTATCTCTTAGCGGAAGCTTCGACTTCCTTACACTTGTATCACAAGTACTTCTCTCCTCAGTGCTCATCAGAGATAGTCCCTTTAAGTCAGAAATAGAATTAAACGcatgatgtttaaaaaaacccacagtttcCACTGGGAGACTGATTACTGAGTTaaggcattttcatttcatccaACAATCATTAAAACTGATGTCACTAAGCATAGATGTCACTCAGCTCTCATTCAACTGAAACCTTGTTCTTTTCcttatctcagaaaaaaaaaatcaaagaatccTCTGTAGAGAGCAGAGAGGGGGCAAGCACTTGGTGGGTGTGTGGGAAGTGTGTTTCTAGTCCTTCTCTGACAGATAACTGATTTTGCAAGTTGCATTATGTAACTGTAGAAGAGAAAACTGTATAGATAGTGTAGGGAAGGCTCCTTTTAATCACTATTGCTTGAACTTCCTAACTCCTACTTATCTtactaaaaatagaaatgaaggCATGTTAATTCAAACTACCTTCTTGCTTGATGTTTTCTGTTGCAGGCTTTATATACAGCAAATCTACCTCCTATCCCTGCCCAGGACAAAATGTAACAGTGGTCAGAATACTGAATAAGAAGTAGGATGTCCGCACGAGTGTGTGGTCTAAGGGCAGAGCGTGCAAAGTGCTGAGGTTTACCGAGGCTCTCTGTCACAGTAGGAAGCTCAGCAGCTTCTATGAATTTCTCTTGAGAGT includes these proteins:
- the LOC119698083 gene encoding C-C chemokine receptor type 4-like — its product is MSSSSTESLEVESSTFYEYYDSYYDAPKLCSKESVRRFAASFLPVLYSLVFLVGLTGNILVIVVLFKYKRLKSMTDVYLLNLAISDLLFVLSLPFWSYFTVDQWVFGTPWCKIISWIYLVGFYSGIFFIMLMSIDRYLAIVRAVLSLKARTTFHGLITSLAVWLVALSASVPELVFRESFNEHNFTTCKPRFPGNFTTWKLFSTLEVNILGLLIPFIIMTFCYSMIIKTLVHCRNDKKNKAVKMIFVVMIVFFFFWTPYNIVIFLQLLEFMGVIKDCQVSRNLDYAFQVTEILGLFHCCLNPVIYFFMGEKFKKYLKMLFKNWQLPGYFCKWCGVNITYHTESTSSFHTQSTGDQDAL